One part of the Vitis riparia cultivar Riparia Gloire de Montpellier isolate 1030 chromosome 15, EGFV_Vit.rip_1.0, whole genome shotgun sequence genome encodes these proteins:
- the LOC117932741 gene encoding trihelix transcription factor ASIL2, with protein sequence MASTTSPAQDPSLPPPQQQPSPAPPSSRRLPPPCWSHDETVALIDSYRDKWYALRRGNLRANHWQEVADAVSRRCPLSSPPKTSVQCRHKMEKLRKRYRTELQRSMNAPSHRFNSSWVHFKRMDAMEKGPSSTAAVESGSDGEDDDEDDDQDLYEDGGLKRGIGNTRSLQGLMSNGIGSGGGPGAGFRIRIPGRGHLDSPPMAKIYGNFDQNPNPSPNFGSRVLGDNDRARPAMGKRSGGDPVAEMVAAIKMLGDGFAKMEQKKMDMAREVEAMRMDMEMKRTEMILESQQRIVEAFANALSEKKKKPKKMTSSPEY encoded by the coding sequence ATGGCCAGTACGACGTCGCCCGCGCAGGACCCATCTCTGCCTCCGCCCCAGCAACAGCCCTCTCCCGCGCCACCCTCCTCCCGGCGGCTCCCTCCGCCGTGCTGGTCCCACGACGAGACCGTGGCTTTGATCGATTCGTATCGGGACAAGTGGTACGCCCTCCGCCGTGGGAATCTTAGGGCCAACCACTGGCAGGAGGTCGCCGACGCCGTCTCGCGGCGGTGCCCGCTGTCCAGTCCGCCCAAGACTTCCGTACAGTGCCGCCACAAGATGGAGAAGCTCCGGAAACGCTACCGGACGGAGTTGCAGCGGTCGATGAACGCGCCGAGTCACCGGTTCAACTCGTCTTGGGTTCACTTCAAGAGGATGGATGCCATGGAGAAGGGGCCGTCCTCCACCGCTGCCGTCGAATCGGGCTCTGATGGTGAGGACGATGACGAGGACGATGATCAGGATTTGTATGAAGATGGTGGTCTCAAACGAGGCATTGGTAATACTCGGAGCCTCCAGGGTTTGATGAGTAACGGAATCGGCAGTGGCGGCGGACCCGGTGCCGGGTTTCGAATTCGAATCCCTGGTCGCGGGCATTTGGACTCGCCGCCTATGGCGAAGATTTATGGAAATTTTgatcaaaaccctaaccctagccCTAATTTTGGGTCCAGGGTTTTGGGGGATAACGATCGGGCGAGGCCGGCCATGGGCAAGAGAAGCGGTGGAGACCCGGTGGCTGAGATGGTGGCAGCGATAAAGATGTTAGGAGATGGGTTTGCGAAAATGGAGCAGAAGAAGATGGACATGGCCCGGGAGGTCGAGGCAATGCGCATGGACATGGAGATGAAGCGGACGGAGATGATTCTGGAGTCCCAACAGCGGATTGTGGAAGCATTTGCCAATGCATTAtcagagaagaagaagaagcctaAGAAAATGACCTCATCGCCGGAGTATTAG